GTCTCCGCCGTCGTTCCCGACCGCGAGACCACGTTGATCGCCGTCTCCTCGAGGGGGAGTCGCTCGAGGTGACTCGAGACCCACTCGGGGTCGACGTTGTCGAGGTAGACGGCCTCGGTGTCGCTCTCGTCGGCGAGCGCGTCCGTGATCGTCGCCGCGCCGAGCGCGCTGCCGCCGATGCCGACCGTGATCAGGGCCTCGGCGTCGGCGACCGGCTCGACGGCCGCCCGGATCTCGTCCGGATCGGTTCGTTCCGGGAGGTTGAGGGCCTCGTAGCCGTGCTCCGACTGTTCCATCCCCGCGACGATGCGCTCGTGGGCGTCCGCGACCTGCTCGTCCAGGCGCTCGAGGGACTCCCTCGAGGCGCCCGGCGACGCGACCGACGCGAGCGCGTTACCGATATCGACGTTCATACGCGAGAGGGCTACCGCCTGTGATAAAGGCGTTCCGTGATGGGATCGCTCGCCGGCGAGACAACGAGGGTTCGTCTCGACTGGCTCGTTGGAACTGAGCCCCGACTGCGGTGGCGCGCGCTGTCGGCCGGACGAGTGATAACGAGTCCGGCCGATGGAACCGTGCGAGGTCTTCGTGAGTGTAACGAACGAAGTCGTTCGAGACGGCTTTGCCGTCTCGTGATGCGAAAAATCCCTGATTTTTCAGCAGCTTGTCAGAATTCACTCTGACAGTGGATGAGCGACGGGAGGGAGCGTTAGCGCGGGACCGAGGTCCCGCGAACCAGCCGAACGGGTGCTTCGCACCCGTGAGGAGAAATCGGCTGGGGAGGGTGTGGAAATCCCCGTTGCCACGAGAGCAGAACGCTTCTCTTTCCAGCCGCTCCGATCGAAGCTCCCGTTCCACTTCCGATCCGCGACCGCCCGTTCGAGAATCGAAGCCGAAACCCGGAAACCGATCCGCCCGCTACGACCGCTCATGACCGAACAGACGAGCACGTTCGTCGTCACTCACGCCGAGAGCGAGTCGGCCGTCATCCGCGACGTCGAGACCGCCCAGGTCCACACGCTCGGCTCGAACCCCGGCCTCGAGATCCACGACGTCCTCGAGGCGACCGTCGCCCCCGAGCCGCCCCTGGAGGTCACCTGGCAGGTGATCGACGTCGCCGACCGCCGGTCGATCGAACTGGTCGACAGCGACCTCGCTCCGACCCAGCACGCGACGGAGCTGGCCGCCGACGCCGACGTCGGCGACCTGATTCAGGAGGAGCGGGCCGGCACCGGTGAGATCCACGTCTTCCGCGTTCCCGAAGCCGAGGTGGAGTCGGCGGCCCAGGACGTCCTCGAGGACGAGGAGACCATCGCGCGGGCGGCCCGCCTCGAGGCGGTCCGCGTCGAGGTCCGTCGCTCGGCCGACGACGGCGTGTTGAGCGTGCGGTATCTGCCCGACTGAGGCGCTCTCTTCGTTACTTGGGCTCGATTCGATCGGCTCGACTCCGGACCGCTCAATCGTCCTCGAGCTCGCCGTCGTCGCGAGCCGCGTAGCTGATCGCCGTTTCGTCGGTGATTTCGGCACCGCCGTCGACGCGTTCGACCCGCAGCGACACGTCCCGCGTGGTCCCGCAGCCGACGCCGACGAACTCCTCCCAGACGTCGCCCGCGCGGGCCTCGCCGTGGGTTTTGTGGAGGTACGACCGAAACGACTGCTTCTCGAGTTGTCGGCGGCCAGCCTCCGAGAGGGCGGCCGGGTACGAGACCACGATGCGTTCGGCGCCGGTCGCGTCGGAGCGATCGGACCGGTCGTCCGCGACTCCGGACCGCTGGTCGGACTCGGTCATGATACCCGACCGAAGGGCCTCGAGCGGCTTCAGCCTACGGTATTTCTCACCCTCGGTACGGTTGAAACATGCTGCATAAATTGAGAAGGCTTACCTCAGGGGCCCACAAGTGGTCACGTATATGGGGTATTTCGACGTACCGGACCGTTCCTACACCCGGTACAGCAACCGCCAACTCGCGGCGGTGCCGCTTGCGGTACTCGCGGTTGCATTGCTCGTTCTCACCGGCACGTTCCTCATGACGGGCGCGCCGGTACCGCTGGGGATGGACTTCGCCGGCGGTTCCGAACTGACTATTCAGACGACCTCCTCCCAGGAGGAGATCGCGAACGCCTTCGACGAGGAACCCGAGTCGATTCAGTCGGTTTCCGCGCCCGACTCCCAGAACCAGTACGTCGTCCAGTTCACCTCGACCGACCTCGAGTCGCTGAGCCAGCAGGCCGAGCAGAACTTGGAACAGGACGGCGACGCGGACATCGTCCAACTCGAGTCGACGGTGTCGGGGAGCTTCGGGAAACAGACCCAGCGGACGGCGCTGCTGGGCGTCGCCGTGGCCTTCGTCGGGATGAGCGTCATCACCTTCCTGCTGTTCCGGACGTTCGTGCCGTCGATCGCCATCGTCCTCTCCGCGTTCTCGGATCTGGTGATCCCGCTGGCGTTCATGACGGTCGCCGACATCTCGCTGTCGCTGGGGACCGTCGCCGCCTTGCTGATGTTGATCGGGTACTCGGTCGACTCCGACATCCTGTTGAACAACCACATCCTGCGTCGCCAGGGTGACTTCTACGAGAGCACCCACCGCGCGATGCGGACCGGGATCACGATGACGGTGACGTCGATGGCGGCGATGCTCGTCATGGGCATCGCCGCGGGACTGTTCGGCGTCGAGTTGCTCTCGTCGATCGGGATCGTCCTCTTCGTCGGACTCGCGGCCGACCTGATGAATACGTATATGCTCAACCTGAGTCTGCTTCGCTGGTACAAGTTCGAGGGGATTCGATCATGACCGGCCCGGTCGCGTTCGTCAAAAATCACTGGCGGCTACTGCTGCTGGTCGTCTTCATCACCGGCTCGATGGTCTCCCTGTTCGTCCCCGGCGGCGTCATGGGAGGCAACGACTACGTCGAGACCCAGGATAGCGGGGCGACGAACCTCGAGTACGGGCTCGACCTCGAGGGCGGGACGCGAATAAGCGCCCCCGTCACCGGAATGACCGCCGAGAACATCGACGCGGGCGCCGTCAACGATGACGGCACCGTCGATCAGGAACGGCTGACCGAAATCGAGCGCACGCTGTACGACGAAACCGGCCTCGAGACGGGGAACGTCCGCGTCAGCGTCGACGACGACGGAAACGCCCACGCCGAGCTGTTCACCGAGAACGTGAGCGAGGAGGAGTTCGCCGCCGCGCTCGCCGAGGCCGGCGTCGAGGTCGATCCCGACGAGGACATCCGCGAGGGCGTGACGGCGGAGACGCGCCAGCGGATGGTCGATACGATCCAGTCGCGGATCAACGCGGCCGGCCTCTCGGGCGGCAACGTCTACGAGTCGGCCAGACTCGGCGGCGGCTACTACATCGTCACCGAGGCGCCGGACATGGGCGCCGACGAGCTTCGAGAGCTGCTCGCCGAGCGAGGTGTCGTCGAAGTGCAGGCCTACTACCCGACCGAGAACGGTACCCAGGAGAACGAGACGGTCCTGTCCGACGACGATATCGAGAACGTCGATCCCCCGACGACCGACAGGAACGGAAACGATATCGTTCCTGTGCAGGTCGACAGCAACGCCGCGCCGGAGTTCCAGTCGCGGCTGAACGAACTCGGCTTCACCGATGAGGGGGTCGGTCAGTGCGGGCTCCGGGGCGACGGCGAGAGCATCAACTTCGACCACGAGGGAGAGCGGTACTGTCTCCTGACGGTCATCGACGGCGAGGTCATCGACGCCCACTCCATGGGTCCCGATCTGGCGAGTTCGATGCGAGCCGGCTCCTGGGAGAACGATCCCACGTTCCAGATGGGCGCACAGAACCTCGAGCAAGCGCAGACGCTCTCGGTGAACCTCCAGTCCGGTTCGCTGCCCGCGCCGCTGGACTTCGGTGAGGCCCAGACCTACTCGCTGTCGCCGGCGCTGGCCGACCAGTTCAAGCTCTACTCGCTGGTGATCGGCGGGCTGGCAGTGATCACGGTCAGCGGCGTCGTCTTCCTGCGCTACCGGAACCCGCGGGTCGCCGCGCCGATGATCGTCACCGCGATGTCGGAGGTGGTCATCCTGCTCGGCTTCGCGGCGCTGATACGTATGCCGCTCGATCTCTCTCACGTCGCCGGCTTCATCGCCGTGGTCGGCACCGGGGTAGACGACCTGGTCATCATCGCCGACGAGGTGATGGACCAGGGCGACGTCAGCTCGAGGCGGGTGTTCGAATCCCGCTTCCGGAAGGCGTTCTGGGTCATCGGCGCCGCCGCGGCGACGACGGTCATCGCCATGTCGCCGCTGGCCGTCCTGAGCCTCGGGGATCTGCGCGGGTTCGCCATCATCACCATCCTCGGCGTGCTCGTCGGCGTGCTCGTCACCCGGCCCGCCTACGGGGACATCCTCCAGCGGCTGCTGACGGACAAGTAAGCGGACGGACACGCAGCGGTCGTTTTCGCGGAGACCGGCTTTCACTCGAGGACCTTCGACTCTCGGCGTAGGGACGTACGGTATTACTTTTTCCCGTCGGATCACTCGAGCCGCGAATCGGTTAGCCGACGCCTCGCTTGACGCCGACGAGACGCAGTTGTGGTGGCGGTGGAAACGGATCGCCCGCGTTCACGTTCCGTCTCGACACCGCGGACACCAATCGACCGTCCCGTCGTCGCCGTAGGCGCGCTCGAAGTCGAGAGAAACGGGGTTCTCGCAGTTAGTACAGACTGGCATATCGAACACTGCAATTGATCCGGCCAACGGCAAGAACGGGGCGCCTGCAAGTGCAGCGGAACGTCGGCGTGGCTCTCGTCGAGTCCCCTCCCTCGTCTCACGTCGGGACGACGGTCGTCACGCCGACGCTCTCGAGTATCAGCCAGCCGACGAACAGGCCGTAGAGACCGAGCAACAACCGCGCCTCGCGTTCGGACAGCAGCATATCGGTTCGAATGACGGTGAAGAAGACGATCGTCGCCAGGATCAGAAACCCCATCATCGGGACGATGTGCGTGAAGGTGATCGGCAGGGCGCCGGCGACCAGTATGCCCGCCGGCACCGCGACGAGCAGGTCGAAGACGTTGCTCCCGAGCACGTTCGCGAGGCTGACCGCGGACCGTCCCGACCGGGCGGCGGCGATGCTGACGAACGCGTCCGGAATGCTCGAGCCCGCGGCGACGACGGTCATCCCCCAGAGGAACGCGGGGGTGCCGAAGGCGTCGCCGAGGCCGACCGCGGCCCGGACCAGCCCCTCGACGCCGACGATGATCAGCACCAGCCCGAGCCCGAACCAGAGCCAGGCTCGGCCGAGGGAGATGTCGGTGTCCGCTACCGTTTCGTCCTCGGTGGTGTCCAGATACTGGGTGAAGACGTAGAGCCCGTACAGGACCAGCGGAAACAGCGCGAGCGGGCGGGTGACGTTCCCCTGGAGTCCCGCCCCCTCGAGCGGGTAGTAGATGACCGCCAGCGAGAACGTCAACAGCAGGGAAGCGACCGCGAGCATGTAGAACAGCGCCTCCTTGTACACCAGCTCCCGACCCGTCGACATCCCGTCGCCGTCGGCCGCCAGCACCGACGCGGCCGGGACGACGAGCAGGTTGAACACCGCCGAGCCGACGATGGCGCCGACGCCGATCTCGAACTCCGCGTGTAACAGCGTCGAGACGAGTACGCTCACCAGTTCCGGCATGCTCGAGCCCGCGGCGGCGATGATCGCCCCCTGGACGACCGCCGGCACGCCGTACCCCGTCGCGAGGCGGTTCGCGGACGTCTCGAGCCACGTGCTACCCTTCCAGACGACGGCCGTTCCGACGGCGGCGAGCGCGAGCAGGCCGACCACGTCGAGCATGCTCGAGACTGACTCGAGCGGGCGTATAAAACGGTCGACACGTCGTCGAACGCGATCGGGCTCGAACGAACGCCCTCGAGAAAGGGGAGGCGAAACGGCGGTCGACGCCCGGTCAGAACCGCTCGAGACCCGTCTGTTGGGCCTCGGCGAGCAGGTCCTCGCAGGTCGACCACGACTCCCGCGCGAACGGGGGGAGCTCGCCGTGCTCGTCGACGTAGGACGCGAGGAACTCGCGGGTGTTCGGATCGCTCGGGTAGCCGCTGCCGACGGACTCGTACCCGTCGACGCGGTCCGCGAGGGCGGCGACGTGGGCGTCGCGTTCGACCTTGGCGACGACGCTGGCCGCGCCGACGATCGGCGACTCGTCGTCGGCGCCGTGGCGCGCCTCGATCTCGAGGGCGTCCGGAAGCGAGTCCGACGTCGACGGGAGGGACGTACAGGCCTCCCTGACGCGGCGAGCGAAGCGGTCCTCGTCGGTGTCGCAGGCGTCGCAGAGTCCGGTGATCGGGGCCGGCTCGACGGCGTCGGCCTCGAGCGTGCCAGGGTCGGATCCGCCCGGCTCGAAGTCGAGCCCCGCGAGCGCGCCCCCGATCGCCTCGGCGTGGGCCGCGACGGCCAGCGAGTTCATGTCCGTCTCCGGGTCGTCGATGCGCGCGGGCGTGATCTCCGCGACGCCGACGCGAACGCGGTCGTCCTCGCGGATCGTCGCCGCCAGTTCCTCGCGGCGTTCGGGCGCGAGTCGTTTGGAGTCCGCGATTCCGTCGGGGAGCGCCGCGGGGTCCTCGCAGTGGACCGCCGCGGCGAACATCGACCCGAGCGCGGGTCCCTTGCCGGCTTCGTCGACGCCGAATGGCATGCCTCGAGGATCCGTCGCCGACGGCTAAACCGTTGCGCTGTTCGGTCGCGACTCGAAGAAGATTCGCCGTCGGCAACCGCTCCCGTCAGGCGTCCGCCGCGGCCGCCTCGCCGTCGTCCCGCGGCTCGTCGAGGAAGTACTCCTCGAGTTCGAACGGTTCGTCCTCGCCTTCGACGCCGAACACGTCCAGCGCCGTGACCTCGGCGTCGATCTCGAGCAGGCCGGCCAGGCTCGGCTCCGTGCGGCCGTCGTCGCTGCTGATCAGTTCCTTGACGTAGAGGCCGCCTTCGCCGTGGAGGCGGACCTCGGCCTCGGTCGGCGACCGCAACTCGCCGTCGATGTCGTAGACGGTTCGCTCGCGGGTGAGGTCGGCCCGCCGGTGGTCGACGCGCTGGGGGGTGTCCTGCTGGACGGTCGTTCCCGTCAGTTCCTCGAGGGCGGCCTCGAAGTCGGCCTCGTCGACGGGGTCGGCGAACTCGACGTCGGCGCGGTACCGCTTGCTCGCGTCGTGTTCCTTGACGCGCTCGACCATCTCGTAGGTCGCGAGCCGGAGGCCCTCGACCTCGACGCTCCCCTCGGCGGCGTCGTTGATCTCGCGCTCGAGTTCCGCCGGGTCGGGATCGCGGATCTTAGGGCGTTTGACCTCGAGGACGAACGGGCGCCCCTCCTCGAGCATTCGGGCGTCGACGTCCTCGCGGCCGGCGCCGTGGAAGGTCCCCTCGTCGCCGTCCATCGCGTCGACGACGTGGGGCCGAACCGTCTGTTCGACGCTGGTGTCGTACATGTACCCGGAGCCGCCGCAGTAGTCGCAGGGTTCCTCGCCGTCGTCGCTCAACTGGGTTCCGCTGCCACCGCACTCCCGGCAGGGCCACTCCGTTTGGGGGATGTCCCGCTCGAGTTTGCGGTACCGGCCGTAGACGAAGGCGGGGTTGAGCTGGACGTCGACCGCGTGACCCGTCACCGTCTCGGACTCGAGGGCCTCGAGGGGATCGAACGCCGCGAGGTCGACGATGGCGAGGACGTCGGGCCGGTCGAAGTCGACGTCGGTACCGGTCTTCGCGCCGACGCGACGGCCGACCTCGCGGTTGACCTCGCGCTTGAACGACTCGCCGACGTCCGGCTCGAGGCCGGCGTCCTCCCGGAGGAGCCGGTCGTTTTCCTCGACCAGCGGCGGGACGCGGCTCCCGACCTGGTAGGTCGCGAAGTCGGCATCCTCGAGGGCGTCGACGACGGTCTCGGCGATCGCGTCGACGGTACCCGAGTACCCCTCGCAGACCCAGCAGTCGGCGGGCTCGTCGGGCTCGAAGTCGTCGTCGTCTTCCATCGCGATCGTCGTCCGCAGCGCCCGGCCGCGCTCGGCGTTGGTCAGTCCGAAGCTCCGCTCGGCGAAGGGGCGACCGAGACAGGAGTCACAGACCGGCCCCGTCTCGAGCAGCGCGCGGGCGTCTTCCGTGATCATATCACGGGAATCGGGCGGCCGCGGGTAACACGTTTTCCCTTCGGCCCGTCGGCACGGCGCCGCTCGGATCGCTCTCGCGGCCGGTACGTCATTCCCTCTCAGGATAATGTATTGATAAGCAGACTCTCAAGTGGCCCGGACGTTCAAATGGATCGAGTGCTAGCCTCGGCTATGAACGGACACGCACCGGACCGTCGCGAGTTCCTCGCGCTCGCCGGTACCGGCCTCGTCGGCGCCGTCGCCGGCTGCGCCCAACCCACCTCCAGCGACTCGGTTGAGGGCTCGTCCTCGCACTCGGTTTCGCGGGAGATCGATCCCGACGAGCGCGCCGACGGCTCGACGTACACCGACGTCTACGAGGCGGTCATCGACTCGGTCGCACAGGTGCGGGCGCTGGGCGCCGGGAGCCCGTACGGCGACGGGAGCGGCGGCCAGGGCTCGGGCTTTCTCGTCGGCGACTCCCACCTCGTCACGAACGAGCACGTCGTCGCCGGCGCCGACACCGTCGACCTCCAGTACATCAACGGCGACTGGTCGGCCACCGAGATCGTCGGCGCCGATTTCTACAGCGACCTGGCCGTCCTCGAGGTCGACCACGTCCCCGACGAGGCGACGCCACTCGAGTTGGCCGCCGAGCGCTCCGTCGTCGGCCAGGAGGTGCTCGCGATCGGCAACCCCTACGGGTTCGAGGGCTCCATGTCCAAGGGGATCGTCAGCGGCGTCAATCGCACGCTCGACATGCCGGACCGGACGTTCTCGTTTTCGAACGCGATCCAGACCGACGCCGCGGTCAACCCCGGCAACAGCGGCGGGCCGCTGGTCAACCTAGACGGCGAGGTCGCCGGCGTCATCACCGCCGGCGGCGGGGACAACATCGGCTTCGCGATCCCGTCTGCGGTCGCGAGTCGAGTCGTCCCGTCGCTGATCGAGACCGGAAGCTACGACCACTCCTACATGGGGATCACCCTCGCGACCGTCGACCGATACATCGCCGAGGCCAACGACCTCCCCGAGGCGACCGGCGTCATCGTCACCGGCGTCGAGTCCGGTGACCCGGCCGACGGCGTCCTCCGGGCCGCAACGCCTCGCCCGCGCGACTCGATCCCCGTCGGGGGCGACGTCATCTACGCCATCGACGGCGAGCCGATTCCCGACCGCCACGCGCTCTCGAGCCACCTCGCCTTGCGGACCAGCCCGGGGGACGCGATCGAACTCGAGTGCTGGCGCTACGGCGACGAGACCGCGGTCTCGCTGACGCTCGGGGAGCGACCCCCGGCCAACTGAGGCGGGCGCCGGCGACCGGTTCCGTCGGGACGATGAACCGATCGAAACCGTTTGAAACGACCGCCTAGACGAACGTAATCGATGGTGTCGAGACGATAACCCGGTGTAGACGGCCCGTACAAGTTAGATTTCGTTTCTGTCTCGAGTTCGTGAACGACTGCGTTGAACTGGGAGTCAATCGGCCGTAATCAACAGGCAGTGGGGTTTAGCAGGTCGATAACAATAGGTGAGACTCCGGTAGCTATCGGTAGCGCGATCACCCATCGCCTGTCACGTATGACTCCCGACGCCGACACCGCCCGTCCGACCGACGCACCGCTGACCGACCTCGATCACGTCACGATCGAGAACGACGACGCTCCCGACGAGTGTGCGATCTTCCCGCGGGAGGCGAGCGACGAGAAACTGGACGCCGCCTGGATCGTCGCCTACGACGACGGGTTCGTCTCGCTCGAATCGATGCGCTAGGTCCCGACGATGCACCTCGGAAACTCCGTCACCGCCGCCGGGTTCTGGATCGGCACCCTGCTGCCGGTCGCCTACCTGCCGGTCTTTCTCTCCGGCGTCGACTCCGCCGGCTCCCTCTCGCTGGTCGTCTGCCTCCTCGCGATCCACGCCCTCGCGCTGATCGTCGGCCACGATTACTCCGGATCGCGATCGCGGTGACGGACCGAGGTACCGGCTATCGGGACGACTTCGGCACCGGCTGTTCGATGCCTTCGCGCGGTCGACTCGACCGTCCGTGCGTCGCGTGACTCGGCAAAAATAGTGCAGGCCATCCGGATCGCTCGCGGGCTCTCGCGGACGCGTTGATCGCTTACTCGCCCGGCTGCCACAGCTGGGCGTGGGGCGTGTCGCAGCTGTCGCAGACCGCCGCCCGTTTGTCCTTGTAGCGTCCGCGCTCGAGTTCGCCGTCCGAACAGTACGGACACGGTCTGCCTTCGAGGATCGCGATCAACTGCGGATCTTCGCCGTCGGTCGCTGACGACTGTGATTTCGCCATATGTACCATAGCTCTCCCGAGAGGAGGGAAACGGTTGGCCATGCCTATGCAGCGTTACGACCGGGGACGACACCGCACGACGGCGGCGTGGATCGACGGTATTCGCGGGCGACAGACGCGACGGCTGGGCTCTCGATTCGAGACGAGCGGTCGACGGCGACCGGTCGCGGCGAACCGTGGCGGCTATCCCCGCGGCCCGCCGCGTACCGGTATGCGCCAGTTCGTCTGCATCGGCCACGACGTCCCGACCGACCCCGACTTCTCGCTGGACGACCTCGCGGGCGGGGCCGGTCGCCTCGACGCGCTCTGTCGATCGATCACCGCCTCGTTCGTCACCTCCCACGGGATCCGCGAGGACGTCCGGACCCACCTCGTCGTCCGGGACGAGCTCACGATCACCTTCGACGGGAGCGAACTCCGCCGGCTCAACCCCGACGAGCGAAGCACCGCGGCGCTGGTACGGACCGCCCTCGAGCACCGCGACGAGGCCATCGGCGCCCTCCCGGCCGAGCCGAGTCCCGGCATCGAAGTGTACCGGCGCGGCTTCGAGGAAACGCTCGAGGAAGTCGCCGACGGAACCGTGGTGCAGCTACACGAGGACGGCAAGGCCGTAGTCGACGTCGGCGTCGACGGCCTCGAAGACCCCGTGTTCGTACTCTCTGACCACCGGGACTTCACCGACGCGGAGGAACGGGTGCTCGAGGACGCCGTCGATCGGCGCCTGCGGCTGGGTCCGGAGCTGTTGCACGCCGATCAGGCGATCACCGTCGCGCACCACTATCTGGACACCGAGGGCTACGAGCGGTTTTAGGCGCGGACTCGAGTGTGCGAATCGCTACCGAGCGAAGCGATAGACGCTTTCGGAAGCGTTAAACAATCGGGGACTCTCACTCACAAATGCGGGCCGGTGGGGTAGCTTGGTATCCTTCGGCCTTCGGGTGGCCGTAACCGCAGTTCGAATCTGCGCCGGCCCACTTTTCCCGCATTTCACAACCCCGAGCGACAGCGAGTCGCGTTCGTGAGCGGGCAGAAATGCAGCCGCAAAGATTCGAGCCAGCAAACCGAGCGAAGCGAGGGTTGCGCTGTTCGAATCTGCGCCGGCCCACTTCTCCCGCACCGCAACACGAGGAGCGGAGCGTGGCGCAGTAGTGTACCGAGACGTCGAATAACGGACCCCGTGACAGAAGCGGTGGGTGCCTTTCAATACGCGATTCGATTCTACAACCTGCAACGCGAGCAGAGAGACCGTATCGCAGTAAAACCGAGGCGGCGGTTGATTCGATCCTCGTCTCCGCAATGGGACAGGTTATGCGATTCCGCGGGATCGGCCGGGAGAGACGCACGGTCGTCGGCCGTGCTCTGTCGCCTGACGAAGGACGGCGAGGGCATCGCCGACTCGGCGACGATCGGTGGCCCCTGGGTCGTTAGTTACCCGAGGGGATGAAGTGACCGTCCTTGAGTTCGTTCACGACGCGCGTCTCGCTCCCCCGCAGTTGCACCTTCAGGCTCGGCGCGAGCGTGCCACCGAACAGGTCCTTCTGCTCCTCCGGGGGGAGGTGGCCGACCTCGTCGAGGCTGATCTCGCCCCGCGACGTGTCGTCGAGCCCGCGGAAGTTCTCGAAGCTTTCGACCAGCACGTCGTTCCCGTGGGGCATCGCCAGCCACGAGTACGCTTGGAAGGGCGCCGATTCGGGGTTCGCGACGACGAGACCGCTGCCGTTGAGCGGTTCGTAGTCCCCGTAGAGCGAATCGCTCACGAACCCGTACAGCGCGTCGGGACCCTGGAGGCCGGGTGCGAACGTGAACTCGTGGCTGAGGACGAACAGGTACCACTTCCCGTCGTTGAACACGTAGTGCG
This portion of the Haloterrigena gelatinilytica genome encodes:
- a CDS encoding DUF5812 family protein, whose protein sequence is MTEQTSTFVVTHAESESAVIRDVETAQVHTLGSNPGLEIHDVLEATVAPEPPLEVTWQVIDVADRRSIELVDSDLAPTQHATELAADADVGDLIQEERAGTGEIHVFRVPEAEVESAAQDVLEDEETIARAARLEAVRVEVRRSADDGVLSVRYLPD
- the secF gene encoding protein translocase subunit SecF, producing the protein MGYFDVPDRSYTRYSNRQLAAVPLAVLAVALLVLTGTFLMTGAPVPLGMDFAGGSELTIQTTSSQEEIANAFDEEPESIQSVSAPDSQNQYVVQFTSTDLESLSQQAEQNLEQDGDADIVQLESTVSGSFGKQTQRTALLGVAVAFVGMSVITFLLFRTFVPSIAIVLSAFSDLVIPLAFMTVADISLSLGTVAALLMLIGYSVDSDILLNNHILRRQGDFYESTHRAMRTGITMTVTSMAAMLVMGIAAGLFGVELLSSIGIVLFVGLAADLMNTYMLNLSLLRWYKFEGIRS
- a CDS encoding preprotein translocase subunit SecD, translating into MTGPVAFVKNHWRLLLLVVFITGSMVSLFVPGGVMGGNDYVETQDSGATNLEYGLDLEGGTRISAPVTGMTAENIDAGAVNDDGTVDQERLTEIERTLYDETGLETGNVRVSVDDDGNAHAELFTENVSEEEFAAALAEAGVEVDPDEDIREGVTAETRQRMVDTIQSRINAAGLSGGNVYESARLGGGYYIVTEAPDMGADELRELLAERGVVEVQAYYPTENGTQENETVLSDDDIENVDPPTTDRNGNDIVPVQVDSNAAPEFQSRLNELGFTDEGVGQCGLRGDGESINFDHEGERYCLLTVIDGEVIDAHSMGPDLASSMRAGSWENDPTFQMGAQNLEQAQTLSVNLQSGSLPAPLDFGEAQTYSLSPALADQFKLYSLVIGGLAVITVSGVVFLRYRNPRVAAPMIVTAMSEVVILLGFAALIRMPLDLSHVAGFIAVVGTGVDDLVIIADEVMDQGDVSSRRVFESRFRKAFWVIGAAAATTVIAMSPLAVLSLGDLRGFAIITILGVLVGVLVTRPAYGDILQRLLTDK
- a CDS encoding DUF7563 family protein; amino-acid sequence: MPVCTNCENPVSLDFERAYGDDGTVDWCPRCRDGT
- a CDS encoding sodium:calcium antiporter; this encodes MLDVVGLLALAAVGTAVVWKGSTWLETSANRLATGYGVPAVVQGAIIAAAGSSMPELVSVLVSTLLHAEFEIGVGAIVGSAVFNLLVVPAASVLAADGDGMSTGRELVYKEALFYMLAVASLLLTFSLAVIYYPLEGAGLQGNVTRPLALFPLVLYGLYVFTQYLDTTEDETVADTDISLGRAWLWFGLGLVLIIVGVEGLVRAAVGLGDAFGTPAFLWGMTVVAAGSSIPDAFVSIAAARSGRSAVSLANVLGSNVFDLLVAVPAGILVAGALPITFTHIVPMMGFLILATIVFFTVIRTDMLLSEREARLLLGLYGLFVGWLILESVGVTTVVPT
- the rnhB gene encoding ribonuclease HII, producing MPFGVDEAGKGPALGSMFAAAVHCEDPAALPDGIADSKRLAPERREELAATIREDDRVRVGVAEITPARIDDPETDMNSLAVAAHAEAIGGALAGLDFEPGGSDPGTLEADAVEPAPITGLCDACDTDEDRFARRVREACTSLPSTSDSLPDALEIEARHGADDESPIVGAASVVAKVERDAHVAALADRVDGYESVGSGYPSDPNTREFLASYVDEHGELPPFARESWSTCEDLLAEAQQTGLERF
- a CDS encoding tRNA pseudouridine(54/55) synthase Pus10, which produces MITEDARALLETGPVCDSCLGRPFAERSFGLTNAERGRALRTTIAMEDDDDFEPDEPADCWVCEGYSGTVDAIAETVVDALEDADFATYQVGSRVPPLVEENDRLLREDAGLEPDVGESFKREVNREVGRRVGAKTGTDVDFDRPDVLAIVDLAAFDPLEALESETVTGHAVDVQLNPAFVYGRYRKLERDIPQTEWPCRECGGSGTQLSDDGEEPCDYCGGSGYMYDTSVEQTVRPHVVDAMDGDEGTFHGAGREDVDARMLEEGRPFVLEVKRPKIRDPDPAELEREINDAAEGSVEVEGLRLATYEMVERVKEHDASKRYRADVEFADPVDEADFEAALEELTGTTVQQDTPQRVDHRRADLTRERTVYDIDGELRSPTEAEVRLHGEGGLYVKELISSDDGRTEPSLAGLLEIDAEVTALDVFGVEGEDEPFELEEYFLDEPRDDGEAAAADA
- a CDS encoding S1C family serine protease, translating into MNGHAPDRREFLALAGTGLVGAVAGCAQPTSSDSVEGSSSHSVSREIDPDERADGSTYTDVYEAVIDSVAQVRALGAGSPYGDGSGGQGSGFLVGDSHLVTNEHVVAGADTVDLQYINGDWSATEIVGADFYSDLAVLEVDHVPDEATPLELAAERSVVGQEVLAIGNPYGFEGSMSKGIVSGVNRTLDMPDRTFSFSNAIQTDAAVNPGNSGGPLVNLDGEVAGVITAGGGDNIGFAIPSAVASRVVPSLIETGSYDHSYMGITLATVDRYIAEANDLPEATGVIVTGVESGDPADGVLRAATPRPRDSIPVGGDVIYAIDGEPIPDRHALSSHLALRTSPGDAIELECWRYGDETAVSLTLGERPPAN
- a CDS encoding DUF7511 domain-containing protein — encoded protein: MTPDADTARPTDAPLTDLDHVTIENDDAPDECAIFPREASDEKLDAAWIVAYDDGFVSLESMR
- a CDS encoding HVO_A0556 family zinc finger protein, with the translated sequence MAKSQSSATDGEDPQLIAILEGRPCPYCSDGELERGRYKDKRAAVCDSCDTPHAQLWQPGE
- the trmY gene encoding tRNA (pseudouridine(54)-N(1))-methyltransferase TrmY; translated protein: MRQFVCIGHDVPTDPDFSLDDLAGGAGRLDALCRSITASFVTSHGIREDVRTHLVVRDELTITFDGSELRRLNPDERSTAALVRTALEHRDEAIGALPAEPSPGIEVYRRGFEETLEEVADGTVVQLHEDGKAVVDVGVDGLEDPVFVLSDHRDFTDAEERVLEDAVDRRLRLGPELLHADQAITVAHHYLDTEGYERF